A window of the Arachis duranensis cultivar V14167 chromosome 5, aradu.V14167.gnm2.J7QH, whole genome shotgun sequence genome harbors these coding sequences:
- the LOC107489622 gene encoding uncharacterized protein LOC107489622 isoform X1, producing MSKANNVNGNLMEKRNNSSNKESQKSLLNHQRFFPKHHNKVHPIKLQRSSSPSPSLLSSQNSDDSLSLLDENISLTLHLASPYQRMVINEHEVQLSPPQQINKNESGELKRCNWITNNCACADKAYIEFHDVWWGVPTYDDNKLFELLVMSGLLMDYNWTEILKRREILRAVFGGFDPNIVAKMEETEIREIASNKATFSAECRVRCIVDNAKCIIKIVKERGSFSSYIWGYVNHKPLNNKYKLPRDVPPRTPKADTISKDLIKRGFRFLSPVIVYSFMQAAGLTNDHLLDCYRHNQCVRLAERSWRHI from the exons ATGTCCAAAGCAAATAATGTGAATGGAAATCTAATGGAGAAGAGAAATAATAGTAGTAACAAAGAGTCACAGAAATCATTGTTGAACCACCAAAGATTTTTCCCCAAACACCACAACAAAGTGCACCCAATTAAGCTTCAGAGAAGCTCTTCTCCATCTCCATCGTTGTTGTCATCACAAAACTCAGATGATTCTTTGTCCCTACTTGATGAGAATATTTCATTGACTCTGCATTTGGCTTCTCCATACCAAAGAATGGTAATTAATGAACATGAAGTTCAGCTAAGTCCACCACAACAGATCAATAAGAATGAATCTGGTGAATTGAAAAGGTGCAACTGGATCACAAACAACTGTG CTTGTGCAGATAAGGCTTACATAGAATTTCATGACGTGTGGTGGGGAGTTCCAACCTATGATGACAA CAAATTGTTCGAGCTGCTTGTAATGTCGGGGTTGCTGATGGATTACAATTGGACAGAAATTCTGAAAAGAAGGGAAATTCTTAG AGCAGTTTTTGGTGGATTTGATCCTAATATTGTTGCCAAGATGGAGGAGACCGAAATCAGGGAGATAGCTTCAAACAAAGCAACTTTCTCAGCGGAATGCAGAGTTAGGTGCATTGTAGACAATGCCAAATGCATCATCAAG ATTGTGAAGGAACGTGGATCATTCAGTAGTTACATATGGGGTTATGTAAATCACAAGCCATTaaacaacaaatataaattGCCAAGAGATGTTCCACCAAGGACTCCCAAAGCAGATACGATAAGCAAGGATCTCATAAAGCGAGGATTCAGATTCTTGAGTCCAGTCATAGTCTACTCTTTCATGCAGGCTGCAGGGTTAACCAACGATCATCTTTTGGATTGTTATAGACACAATCAATGTGTAAGGCTAGCAGAAAGATCTTGGAGACATATTTAA
- the LOC107489622 gene encoding uncharacterized protein LOC107489622 isoform X2: MSKANNVNGNLMEKRNNSSNKESQKSLLNHQRFFPKHHNKVHPIKLQRSSSPSPSLLSSQNSDDSLSLLDENISLTLHLASPYQRMVINEHEVQLSPPQQINKNESGELKRCNWITNNCDKAYIEFHDVWWGVPTYDDNKLFELLVMSGLLMDYNWTEILKRREILRAVFGGFDPNIVAKMEETEIREIASNKATFSAECRVRCIVDNAKCIIKIVKERGSFSSYIWGYVNHKPLNNKYKLPRDVPPRTPKADTISKDLIKRGFRFLSPVIVYSFMQAAGLTNDHLLDCYRHNQCVRLAERSWRHI, translated from the exons ATGTCCAAAGCAAATAATGTGAATGGAAATCTAATGGAGAAGAGAAATAATAGTAGTAACAAAGAGTCACAGAAATCATTGTTGAACCACCAAAGATTTTTCCCCAAACACCACAACAAAGTGCACCCAATTAAGCTTCAGAGAAGCTCTTCTCCATCTCCATCGTTGTTGTCATCACAAAACTCAGATGATTCTTTGTCCCTACTTGATGAGAATATTTCATTGACTCTGCATTTGGCTTCTCCATACCAAAGAATGGTAATTAATGAACATGAAGTTCAGCTAAGTCCACCACAACAGATCAATAAGAATGAATCTGGTGAATTGAAAAGGTGCAACTGGATCACAAACAACTGTG ATAAGGCTTACATAGAATTTCATGACGTGTGGTGGGGAGTTCCAACCTATGATGACAA CAAATTGTTCGAGCTGCTTGTAATGTCGGGGTTGCTGATGGATTACAATTGGACAGAAATTCTGAAAAGAAGGGAAATTCTTAG AGCAGTTTTTGGTGGATTTGATCCTAATATTGTTGCCAAGATGGAGGAGACCGAAATCAGGGAGATAGCTTCAAACAAAGCAACTTTCTCAGCGGAATGCAGAGTTAGGTGCATTGTAGACAATGCCAAATGCATCATCAAG ATTGTGAAGGAACGTGGATCATTCAGTAGTTACATATGGGGTTATGTAAATCACAAGCCATTaaacaacaaatataaattGCCAAGAGATGTTCCACCAAGGACTCCCAAAGCAGATACGATAAGCAAGGATCTCATAAAGCGAGGATTCAGATTCTTGAGTCCAGTCATAGTCTACTCTTTCATGCAGGCTGCAGGGTTAACCAACGATCATCTTTTGGATTGTTATAGACACAATCAATGTGTAAGGCTAGCAGAAAGATCTTGGAGACATATTTAA